The proteins below are encoded in one region of Helianthus annuus cultivar XRQ/B chromosome 2, HanXRQr2.0-SUNRISE, whole genome shotgun sequence:
- the LOC110943445 gene encoding protein FAR1-RELATED SEQUENCE 5-like produces the protein MHLLPAYRHLSETQEEMIWELGTLNLGPVKAFNIMRKRYGGFENVGATKDDCKNFRARIHSYIAQYDADMVINRLTDKKQFMVDYSFFHSVDENKRLTGLFWADGLCKRNYAEFGDVISFDATFKTNKYKMVFVPFTGIDNHCRNVTLGAGLLASESIESYKWLLQSFLNSFGKQPNVVVTDQDPAMKQAIEAVFDKSRHRLCMWHIMKKLADKVGHQLCNNEDFKRRMCDIVWTDSITPETFERDWKLIMIDFGLTENKWIDDMFGMRSSWIPAFYRHEPMSGLMRTTSRSESENHFFCQVANSQLTLVEFFNHFDGAMDIQRFNHRKNDHISRNTVPDNFSESTLEDDAMKIYTRSIFADQQAELQGTLSECLPMETKIEEPFLKISMKDWKAHGDGLLEVCFKKGEDVIALCTCRRFEQYGLLCKHIYFVFKMFKVKEIPNKYVMRRWTKDVVPNDLNNTFDITVDGDDAHKKAKEVAYEIMQTGEYLIGNLIKDFNHLLIVRDRMREMKEMVDELRITKPIDPKFDRYSRLIGYEKPNTDDPPTVRVPTGIRNKGRGSHKRIKSKKEKIISLKGKRGRTCSHCNIKGHDIRTCKVLKGEATAADKVANKEGRKRRAIQLEKDPNLVDEEDEEVETGDEEEFEESDEAEDSDFECEDE, from the exons ATGCACTTATTACCAGCTTATAGACATCTGTCTGAGACACAAGAAGAGATGATATGGGAGCTTGGTACATTGAATCTTGGGCCAGTGAAAGCCTTTAATATAATGAGAAAAAGATACGGAGGGTTTGAAAATGTAGGCGCAACTAAAGACGATTGCAAGAATTTTAGAGCTAGGATACATAGCTACATCGCacagtatgatgcagatatggttATCAATAGGTTGACCGATAAAAAGCAGTTTATGGTTGATTATTCATTCTTTCATTCGGTCGATGAAAACAAACGATTAACCGGCCTGTTTTGGGCCGATGGCTTGTGCAAACGTAATTATGCTGAGTTTGGAGATGTCATATCGTTTGATGCTACATTTAAAACCAACAA GTATAAAATGGTTTTTGTACCTTTTACTGGTATTGATAATCATTGTCGAAATGTGACACTTGGAGCCGGGTTGTTAGCATCCGAAAGCATTGAATCATACAAGTGGCTTTTACAGTCATTTTTGAACTCATTTGGTAAGCAGCCGAATGTGGTTGTCACTGATCAGGATCCCGCGATGAAACAAGCCATCGAAGCAGTGTTCGATAAGAGTAGGCACAGATTAtgtatgtggcacataatgaagaAACTTGCTGATAAG GTCGGACATCAGCTGTGCAATAACGAAGACTTTAAGAGACGTATGTGTGACATTGTATGGACAGATTCGATTACGCCAGAAACGTTTGAGAGAGACTGGAAGCTGATAATGATTGATTTCGGTCTAACTGAGAATAAgtggattgatgatatgtttggCATGAGATCTTCGTGGATCCCAGCGTTCTATCGTCATGAGCCTATGTCTGGGCTTATGCGGACCACTTCTAGATCAGAGAGCGAAAACCATTTTTTCTGTCAAGTGGCGAATTCTCAACTTACCCTTGTTGAGTTCTTTAACCATTTTGATGGTGCAATGGACATTCAAAGATTCAACCATCGGAAGAATGACCATATATCTAGAAATACAGTCCCCGATAACTTTTCTGAATCTACTCTAGAGGATGATGCCATGAAAATTTACACCAGGTCAATTTTTGCTGATCAACAGGCAGAGTTACAAGGAACACTGTCCGAGTGCCTTCCGATGGAGACTAAAATTGAGGAACCTTTTTTGAAGATAAGTATGAAGGATTGGAAAGCTCACGGCGACGGTTTATTAGAG gtATGTTTCAAGAAGGGGGAGGATGTAATTGCATTATGCACTTGTCGCAGGTTTGAACAATATGGATTGTTGTGCAAGCATATATATTTCGTGTTCAAGATGTTCAAAGTGAAGGAAATTCCCAACAAGTATGTAATGAGAAGATGGACTAAAGATGTGGTACCGAATGATCTTaataatacatttgatattactgTTGACGGTGATGATGCGCATAAAAAGGCCAAAGAGGTTGCGTATGAGATTATGCAGACAGGAGAGTATCTTATTGGTAACCTGATCAAAGATTTCAATCATCTACTTATAGTCAGGGATCGGATGAGAGAGATGAAAGAAATGGTTGATGAActtcgcataaccaagcccatcGACCCTAAGTTTGATAGATATTCAAGGTTAATTGGTTACGAGAAACCAAACACTGACGATCCACCTACAGTCCGTGTGCCAACTGGTATTAGAAACAAAGGACGCGGTTCACATAAGCGCATTAAATCAAAAAAAGAGAAAATTATTAGTCTAAAAGGCAAGAGAGGTCGGACATGCAGTcactgcaatatcaaaggtcatgACATTCGAACTTGCAAGGTGTTAAAGGGTGAAGCTACTGCTGCTGATAAGGTTGCCAATAAGGAGGGGAGGAAAAGAAGAGCAATTCAGTTAGAGAAGGATCCTAATTTAGTTGATGAAGAGGACGAGGAGGTTGAAACTGGTGACGAAGAGGAGTTTGAGGAGTCCGACGAAGCAGAAGATAGTGATTTTGAATGCGAAGACGAGTAG
- the LOC110943444 gene encoding uncharacterized protein LOC110943444, with translation MDQPVNLAECSQQQAHKQNTITDAYDKEKPPTTSADEPDEVTEAEMQSVETLLKLAPILQTSSASNQKTPVSANTNKTDDERHTHLVRTRINMIREKNEKRMAELGDAYRSPYCNRVTNLYEPLLGRDQTIICYLLAPVGDIGTLIYKSDSGVETLKIIFETFHPSQYISYGGMDAFVDVLNFEEKKRDKKSSPYRLFLPTTILQDEMFEPKITDSDRLKVFGPSVDDILCKYQVKKVDKVDLIFIPVLLSDHYWCLCFNMKNGDIELIDNSRYVESFTKRYRGRPEKLRRVLILYLKGKIGQKEWITKLEKAKIIRKEMDWRTLQNGCDCGVFTMRHMETYKGKSPWNAGFKTEDQKKIQDSQLRFLRYRYLSKIVLSDYNLIRKEVYDKATDFMKNSIPADALHDLDSKISNRLDQFFNLKKGKQNEKS, from the exons ATGGACCAACCTGTAAATTTGGCAGAGTGCAGTCAGCAACAAGCACATAAACAGAATACAATAACCGACGCCTATGATAAAGAAAAGCCTCCGACAACATCCGCTGATGAACCTGATGAAGTGACCGAAGCAGAAATGCAGTCGGTTGAGACACTTTTAAAATTGGCTCCAATCCTACAAACATCAAGTGCAAGTAATCAAAAGACTCCTGTGTCAGCGAACACAAATAAAACGGATGACGAGAGGCATACACACCTAGTGAGAACGCGTATCAACATGATCAGGGAAAAGAACGAAAAGCGGATGGCAGAACTAGGTGACGCATACAGATCACCTTACTGCAACAGGGTAACCAACTTATATGAGCCACTTTTGGGACGTGACCAAACAATCATCTGTTATCTCTTAGCTCCGGTGGGAGATATTGG GACATTGATATACAAGTCTGACAGTGGAGTCGAAACGctaaaaatcatatttgaaaCCTTCCACCCATCGCAATACATATCATATGGTGGAATGGACGCATTTGTAGATGTTTTAAACTTTGAAGAGAAAAAAAGGGACAAAAAATCATCACCCTACAGGCTGTTCTTGCCAACTACAATATTG CAAGACGAAATGTTTGAGCCAAAAATCACAGATAGTGATCGATTGAAAGTATTCGGACCAAGCGTAGACGATATATTGTGTAAGTATCAGGTGAAGAAAGTTGACAAAGTTGATCTCATCTTCATTCCAGTACTACTTTCTGATCATTACTGGTGCCTATGCTTTAACATGAAAAATGGAGATATCGAGTTAATAGATAACTCTAGGTATGTCGAATCGTTTACCAAACGCTACCGTGGACGCCCCGAAAAGCTG CGGAGAGTTCTAATACTATACCTAAAAGGCAAAATTGGACAAAAAGAGTGGATAACAAAGTTGGAAAAGGCAAAAATAATTCGAAAGGAAATGGATTGGAGAACTCTTCAAAACGGTTGTGACTGTGGTGTCTTCACTATGAGACATATGGAGACATACAAGGGCAAATCTCCATGGAATGCAGGGTTTAAAACGGAAGACCAAAAGAAGATTCAAGATTCACAACTACGGTTTTTGCGGTACAGGTATCTTAGTAAGATTGTATTGTCCGACTACAATCTTATAAGGAAAGAGGTATACGACAAAGCTACGGACTTTATGAAGAATTCGATACCCGCAGATGCTTTGCACGATCTAGATAGCAAAATAAGTAACAGATTGGATCAGTTCTTCAACCTCAAAAAGGGGAAACAAAATGAAAAGTCGTAG